A segment of the Corylus avellana chromosome ca2, CavTom2PMs-1.0 genome:
TGGATGAGATGCCTAATGATGCTTGTAAGACACCATGATCACAAATTCCAATCCATAATCAAATTGTACATAGTTATGACTGCAACCTAACACCATATTAATGAATACGTTAAGGGTAAACTAAAATCTCTGAGTTCTTTTGAGGTTCTTCTGGCATCAGAAAATAGAATTGTTCAGCCTAGCAATGGGTTCTTGTAATATATACCGAACTGGGTTGTTGTAATATATGCTGAACTTTGAGTCTTCAGGCAGGAAATTCTTATGGCACATGGATTGGGATAATTGTGATATTTTTACTTGGATTCTATGTCAACTTTATCTCCTCTAAGATCTTATCCTACATTGTCCAGCCTAAAAAAGCACTAGACCCTTGGAGAAGAAATAGTATATAATAACATTGAATAGAACTTCAgccacttctttttctttctctttttcttttcagccACATTTCTGAGGAAAACTTATATATGTAGCACATTTCAGagtaatttctttaaattaatcAGGACTAAAAAGAGAAAGTCACTTACCAGGTATAGGTGCAACATCATCCCCTTGTTCAAGTACCCATCCTAGTGCTAGCTGAGCAGGAGTGCATTGGTGCCTTCTAGCAAGGCTTTCGATCCGAGTATAAATGGCCTTGTTCTTCTCCAAATTGTCTCCCTGGAACCGAGGATACATGGCCTTATAGACAAAAGAGCTGGCTGTTAgttaagcttttttttattttttattcttactATTAATATCATTATGGGGAACGGCAAAAGCCTTGAAATCCTCACTCTCataagacaaaaacaaaatagcaGATGTGAagatgtatttttcttttaaaggcAGATGCATAGACATGTTTCATTGTATTCGAATTAACCCTGAAGAGTAATGCACTgctgaaagaaaaatatatagttgCCTAAAGAATTAGGCAGGCAATTATTATTCATTGAAAGCCAACAAATGGATGGGAAAAATGTGCAAAACATATACCAAGCTACTGTTTGCAGCCAAGCTTTCCACGATTCCTTTGCCAGCAAAAAATCCACGACCAAGAGGACTGTATGGAACTATTCCAATGCCAAGTTCCCTGCATGCACAAGAGTATCAAGATAGCATTCTCATACTTTTGGATAATCAAAAAGCCACACAAAATGGGCATAAAAACCACCgaattaatattttctattgTTGCAATTCTTTCGAAAACAATAATACTACTGGaatcctaagaaagaaaaacagataTTTATGATACATACTATCTCATctccaaattaaaattttcagagCCAATAGATATCAAACAAGGAGGCAgctctaaataaaaattttcgcaTCAGGAAGGGATAAACACGTCGCTGCAGCATTCTTAAAAGGTTGCGTAGAAGTTAAAGCACTCAAGAGACTTGTGAGaccaattttcataaaaactgGAGCTGTAAATTGAACAAACCTGCAAAGTGGAATTATCTCTTCTTCGATATCACGAGTCCAGAGAGACCACTCCATTTGTACAGCAGTGATGGGATGCACAGCATGTGCCCTCCTTATTGTGTCTGGGCTGGCTTCAGATAGACCAATATACTTGACTTTTCCCTCCTCTACCAGTTTCTTAAGTTCACCTATCTACATGCCAACAACATGGATTTGATTAGTTTTGCCATATTTGTCCCACTATCTCCACAATGGAATAACTAATTTGCAGagaatttgatcattttaaattacaaacaGTAAATAATTCAAGAACCACCCTTGCAGGCATCCagttgaaagagagagaaacacttACAGTTTCTTCTATAGGTAcagtcgtgtctacccgatgtTGATAATACAGATCAATGTACTCGACATCAAGACGCCTCAAGCTAGCCTCGCAGGATGAGCGAACATAGTCGGGGCTACCGCTCACTGTGATATGATCAGGAAATCCCACTGTTTGGATGCCAAATTTGGTGGCTACTTGAATTTTTTCTCTTGGCAATTGCTTCAAGGCCTGAAAGGTATAAACTTCTTCCGGTTAATATCACAAAGTCTTAACAAATAGAAAATACTATCACAAAGATATTTCTACATTAGTGACAACCTTTATATTTACCacgaccaaaaaataaaataaaattccaacttcttgAGGTAGTAAGAGTAAAAATTGATGATGAGTACCTTTCCAAGCAGAATTTCATTAGCATTGAGTCCATAAAAATCAGATGTATCAAAGAAAGTGATTCCCTTACTGAAAGCATACTTTATTATTGAGATTCCATCCTCATCAGAGAGAGGAGAATTGTAGGCTCCTGTCAGGCCCATACATCCAAATCCCAACTTTGAGAcctatgaagaaaaaaaagtttagaattACAACGAAATGAACAacaaaaagttaacaaaaaatgaattggAATGAAAATTGAGTaccaaaaagtattttaatcGAGAAAACTATTCCTTAAAACCTTGGAACCTATGCATCTCGAACATTGAAAAGATTAACCTCAAGATTTTTGATAAGTTGATAGCAATTTGAAGGATTTATATTTTCAGTGAAGCCAATCATTAATCTTTCATGGGTATAGGTTATTTCTGCAGGTCCTATTTATATGAGACTCCTGATGGAAGAAAGAAGCTTGGCCATTACACATGAGAAGAGAAGGTACCAAAATTCAAATTCGGCTAACTTGAAAAGCACAAGCTTTCCTGgacatttctctttattttgcaGTTGGAAATTGTGCAAATATTAGTTTGACAACACAATTTATGCTGATTCCCAGACTAGAAATAAATACAATCTGTTACCAGAGTGTGATCAGCTCTTCATACCTCAAAAACTCAAAGTATATCAAATTATGTAGTTGGGTTTTCGAAGAAATGCGGCTTGAACAGATAAATTCCGAAATTTCCTGAAAAGGAATTGAAATGGAACTCAAGGAACGACAATGGGGATTTACCTCAAGGCCTTGAGTGCCCAGTTTCACTCTTGGAATTTGGACTTCGTTGCCTTCTGCCATCTTTCAGAtgaatgtttgtttttcttctcaAGATTTTCTGTCTTAATGTCTTGTTGGGATTTGTCTTTGCACTTTTCGTCACACTCTCTCTcaatcacacacacatatatatagaatgtTAAAAGTGGAAGATATATTCGAGTCTGCACATTCTTTCATCATTGATTATGTCATTCGAGAGTCCAACTTTCTTTCATCATTGATTATGTCATTCGAGAGTCTAACTTTTTTTCATCATTGATTATGTCATTCGAAAGTTTCGGATCCTGTTTGTCtattttatctaaaaataaattggtAACGTTCAAAATGGCACATCCAGAAAACATGTCTCACTTTTACACTTCAACCATTTCTCTTTCAAAGTAAGACATATTTTAAGAATCGTTACGcgtatgtgcatctcacatattattaaaaaaatagatatatgtcattttatatactagattaaaaaaatttctccacccaattcaaagaaaactttatcctcaTCGTTATACAATATATAGTCTTTTCAACTTGACAAATGCTACTAGTAGTAAAGCTGTAGACTGCTGTGCATGaatatcatataattaaaaattggaCCCTGTTTTGGATATTGTactaaatgtttaaaaagtgagtCCTCAAGTTTCGACCATAGGCAAATTTGCCTATTTATTAGCCACTTTCGTTTtcacaaatagaaaataatgtTTTAAGGGATGAAGTCTCCAAAATGCCCCTAAGGGAGCGGATGAAGTCCCCAAAATGCCTTTAAGGGCTAAAGTGttagaaaacctaaaaaaaaaaaaactacaaaaacagttaaatacaattttaaaaagatattGGAAGCGACCGAAACCACTAAAATGGTCCATTTGGGGATGGTTTCGACCACCACCATTTAGCCATTTTGAGGACTTTATCTCCTAAAAATCCACATGCAATTCACGTGGGTTATTTCTGTCAGAGAATATGAAAATGGTTAATAGACGGGCAAACTTGCTAACAGTTAAAATTTCGGTGGGATCGATCGCCACATTTTAAACGTTAGAGGCAAGATCAAAAAAGAGGTCTTACTAAGAGAGTAAAGCATATTTTTCCTCAACTTTAAATATGAGATAAAATGAAGCTAGGATTCAAACtcttggtttatatatataattttccaaGCAATTTTCCAAGCATGTGGATAACTTTATTGAAACCCGGCAAAGCTCATACAATTTATATAAGGAGATTTTAAGGATTtggtttttatatatttaaggtTTTTTTCAATGACacatttttcacattattttaaggagaaaaaaaatgctttagCGATCATTGAAGTATAACTTTTTAACAAATCATTTTCTAAGATATACAATTTTATGGATTTACTccctaagattttaattgttggTAAATAGATCATTCTATATCCattctattaaatttatgtgtTATCACCTTATGCCCAATCAAAATGTGACATATGTcctttttaacaaataaaaaaaataaaaattgtagtcGGACGCAACTACCCCGAACATGGTGGTGGTTAGCGCGGCCAACACCACACTTGCGGTAGGTCCCGCAGCCAGGGGCGAACCCAAGAATTTTTTCCTAAAGGGTCCCGGGTCCAATGTATTTTGAGGCTAAACCTTggctttatttcttttaatatttaaatattaattaaataatatatattttaatattattattattatatttttatttaaaaattagcatTGTATGCATGAAAGAGGACAAAAATTGAGAATGGAGAGGCGTTGGAGTTGGGTGGGAGAAGTGGGAACATGCCGACTGAGTCGCAGCGGagagaaaaaaagggtttttttttttttttttttgggtcatttttTAGAAAAGGAATCCGACGTAGGAGAGAGAACTCTgcattcttttcattttaaaattcttgcTAAGCATCTTTTAACCTTTAGGGGGAAAATTTGAgcgggaaattttttttttggggggttgaAACGTAATTTTTGCAAGGgccattataatttttttttttttttttttcgaaaggcttttggaggaaatttttttttgttgggttgccGTCACccccttaatatttttattatatatatatatatatatattgttaaaaataaatatatgtgtCGCCTTctaattgaatataaaaatcttaaataaatcaataaaatttaaattttaaagagtCATATTTGAAGACCTAAAGCAGAAATActcctaaataaaaaattcaaacaaaaaatataaatatattaaatttataaattaatttttttaaaaatatattaagggtattatatatatataatttgtattatatgtaatttttgtttataaagttaGGATATTTAagtcatttcaatttttttaaacggatttgactgacagaattagggttttgagaagaaaattgtAGTATGATAAGGTCGGTGAGTAAAGTTGATAGTTTATGAGGGAAAATTGACAATGCATGATAATTGATAAGGGAAAAGTTAATTACTCTTAACATTTATGccggcattaaaaaaaaaaaaaaaaaaacttgagggATGAGAAGTTTATGTCAATCGAATCATTCCCTTCTATTTTCTATGTCCAACTGTTAACAATTTCTCCCTATGCTTGAGGGCTATTTATTTACACATTTGACTATTCTGTGTTATTTATTGGTATTCATGGATTTATAAGCTTAGGTGCCGAACCAGTTCAGATTTAATTCAaagttttttatgaaaaaaaggtttggaccattaaaaacctatttaagaaaaaaaaaagaaaaaaagaaaaaagaaaagagcaagcaaataaaagaaaaggaacaaaatgggcattaatgttttcaagaagaaaaaaataaaatttgcattaacttttttttagtgtttgtaCAACTACACTGTATTTTCACCTTGTTTACGAGAGGTAAATGATCCACCaacaaagaaaacttttttttttcttttttggtaagaaaGAAAAGTAACTTTATTATGAAAATCGAAAGTGTTTTTTGGTTGGTGAGAATTGCAAGTGTACCAAACAAAATCACTATTACAAAGTTTGATTTCAGGAAAAATTCACTATTGAAAATTAATCGGCTTGTAAGGGGAAGCCATGTAGGACACTTACAATCATAACATACTACTACGCTCTGCAGTCGATGTTCACGGCAACTAACTCTATCGACATTGACTcaatgttagtttttttttcttttgatgactCCCCTCAACTTTCAATATTTAATGACTTAAGAGCATGCCTACACATATACCAAGACATTTTAATCTATCATCTGCAAAACTTCAATCCATTTGATCACATACTTGACACATTGCATCTAATCCCATACTTGATATGGCAGTTGGCTCTGataacaaattatacaaatTTCAGGTAGAACTTACTATTGAAAATTGGCTTGTAAGGAAATAATGGCTAAAAGTTTTATAT
Coding sequences within it:
- the LOC132172796 gene encoding probable aldo-keto reductase 1; translation: MAEGNEVQIPRVKLGTQGLEVSKLGFGCMGLTGAYNSPLSDEDGISIIKYAFSKGITFFDTSDFYGLNANEILLGKALKQLPREKIQVATKFGIQTVGFPDHITVSGSPDYVRSSCEASLRRLDVEYIDLYYQHRVDTTVPIEETIGELKKLVEEGKVKYIGLSEASPDTIRRAHAVHPITAVQMEWSLWTRDIEEEIIPLCRELGIGIVPYSPLGRGFFAGKGIVESLAANSSLAMYPRFQGDNLEKNKAIYTRIESLARRHQCTPAQLALGWVLEQGDDVAPIPGTTKIKNLDDNIGSLKKKLTEASLKEISDAVPIEEVVGDRSYQNTNHLQWKFANTPPKN